The Quadrisphaera sp. RL12-1S sequence CAAGCGAAGTGGATTCGGGACCGCAATATTGGGTGGACAGCCTCACCGCACATTCGGTACCCATCGCAGGTGGAGCCCAAGATCCCCGCGCCGTACGTCGTGCAGCCCCTGGCGCCCGGCCAGCACGACGCAGCGATGGACACGGTGTGGCGGGCCTTCGGGTGGGGACAGCGCCGTGCGGCCGCCGATGAGGTCATCGCGGCGCGCGCCATCGAGATCGACCGGACCCTGGTCGCTGTCGACACCACTGCGGAAGACGGACACGTTGTCGGCACCACCAGCACCTACTCCCTGACAATGACGCTGCCCGGCGGTGCCCAGGCCCCGGTTGCCGGCGTGTGGATGGTCAGTGTCGATCCCACCCACCGCCGCCGCGGTGTGCAGAGCGCGCTGCTGCACCACCAGCTGCGTCAGTTCGCCGCCGACGGGGAGTCGATCTCGGCACTGTGGACCACTGAGGCCCCGCTGTACCAGCGGTTCGGCTACGGATTGGCGACGTGGCGCTCCCGCATCGAAGTCGACCTGGCCCACGCCGTCTTCACCCCCCGAGCTACCGCTCTGGCCGCCTCATCCGGTGCGCAGCTGCGGCTGATGAGCCTGGAGCAGGCATTACCGCACCTGGTGGGCATCCACGAGAAGCAGGCCACCACCCGCCCGGGAACCCTGGCCCGCGACGAGCGCCGCTGGCAGCAGCTCCTCGGTGACGACGACGGCCCCGCCGCCGAGCTCGTCGTCGCCATAGGGCCCGCCGGCGCTACCGGGTATGCGGCCTATCGCCTGCGCGAGGGTGCACCGGCGGCCGTGCCCACCGGCGAAGTCGCGGTCCAGGAGATCAGTGCGCTGGACGCCGCCACGCATGCGCAGCTGTGGCGGTTCCTGCTGGACACCGACCTGCGGCGCACCCTGACGTGCAGCTCCCGTCCCTTGCCGGATCCGCTGGCGCACCTGCTCAGCGACCACCGGCGGATGGACGCCCGCGTCGATGACGCCCTGTGGGTGCGCCTGGTGGACCTGCCCACGGCGCTGTCCATGCGCGCCTACAGCCGCGACGTGGACGTGGTGGTGGAGGTCGAGGACGATCTTCTACCGGCCAACGCAGGGCGCTGGCGGGTCACCGTGGCCGATGATGGGCAGCGGGCCCAGATCACTCGCAGCGACCGAGCCCCTGATCTGAGCATGGACGTCAGCGACCTCGGTGCGGCTCACTTCGGCGCGACGACGCTGGCCGACCTGGCCCGCGCCGGTCGTGTAATCGAACTGAAGACCGGCGCGTTGGCAGCTGCCTCCGCGGCTTGGGGTTGGCCCACCACTCCGGACGCGCAGGAGATCTTCTGACGGGTCACCAAAGCAGCGTTCATGCCTCACGCCGCCGGCGTCGTAGGAGACGCCGGCCCTGGTCGCACCCGCCATGTCGGCGAACATCTGGACCGAGAGCAACCATCGCCAGCACCGACGCCCAACATTCGCGCAGCCGTCGCAGACGAGGACCGCTGACCGCCCGGCCTTGGTGCCGTCTCGGTGCGCCGGCGGCCGGAGCCGCCGTCTGTAGCAGATGGGATCCCCGACCGACCCAGCACGAGGTCGGCACCTCCCGTCGCCCGCTCCGCCCCACTGGACGCGGTCAGCGCCTCTGACAGAGCCACGCCTCGGTCCCCAGAGGTGGAATGCGGCGGCGCGGACAGTTCCAACATCGGCACGTCAGGTCGGTGGGCGCTGGCCTCTCACGGACCTGACCTGCAAACCCCGCTGCCGCAGCACTGCCGTCACCACACCGTCGCCCGCGACCAGCACTCCACTGTGCGTTCCGTCGTACACCGACCCGCATCCGCAAGAGGGACTGCGAGCTTGCAGGACCGCTGTGTTGAGGCCATGACGAACGGCTAGATCTGCCACCAGTTCAGCGCCACGCACGTAGTCCGTCGTGACGTCCTCTCCGTCAGCAGTGAGGACTCGTGCGCGCCCTGCCAGCACGTCGTGGCCGTCCCCACCTACCAGTTCCGCAGCGGCGCGAGGAGTGTCAAGGCCCGCCAGCTGTTCAGCGCACGCCGGGACAGCACGCCCCTCACGCACGGCCTGAACCACCGAAGGGTCAGGCAGTGAGCGACCGTCGTACCGACACGGCAGACCAGCCAGGCAAGCGCTCACCAGGTCCACAGGCACCGGTTCGCTCACTGCCTCACCTCCGGGTCCCGTGATCGCTGCTGCGCGCAGCCCAGAGCTGGCCGAGCACGCATCAACGCCATCCGATGATCTTTCTCGAACCTACACCGGCCGCTCCTTGGTCGGCGGATCCATCGCAGTGGGACCGCCACGCCGCTTCGCGTCCACCTCCAGCGCGAGCACCGGCCGTCGCTTCACGAGCGCGGGAGCAAGGTCATGATGGGCTCGTGACCGATCGCCTGCGCGTCGCCGTCGCTCAGCCCCTCGTCATCCTCGGCGATCTGAGCGCCACCGCAGCCGCCCACGTCCAAGCCATCGAGCTCGCTCACGCTCGCCTGGTCGTCTTCCCAGAGCTCTCGTTGACCGGGTATGTGCTCGACGCTGCACCGGTCGCCCTCGACGACCCATGTTGGGACCTGATCGCGTCGGCCTGCTCCGCTCTCGGCACGACCGCTCTGGTCGGGGCGCCGGTTGATGAGGGTGGCCGGCGCTCGATCGCCGTGGTCGCTGTTGACGGATCGGGGGTGCGGGTCGTCTACCGCAAAGCACACCTGCACGGCGCTGAGAACGGGGCGTTCCATCCCGGCCCAGGCGCGACAGTGATCGACGTCGACGGCTGGCGCGTCGGGCTGGCCGTCTGCCGCGACACCGGCATCGGCGAGCACACAGCTGCAACAGCAGCGCTGGGTGTCGACCTCTACGCCGCGGGCGTGATCGATGAGCCCGCGGCTCTGGCCATCATTCGCTCCCGTGCGGTCGCGAACGCCAAGGCGTGCGGCGCCGCGGTCGCGGTGGCCAGCGCCGCCGGCGCAGTTGGTCCCCGCCACGGGTTCCCCGAAACGGCGGGCGGTTCCGCCATCCACGCCGCCGACGGCTCTCTCCTTCAGGCTGCCGGCCCCGAGGTGGACGCGGTCGTTGTCGTTGATGTCGAACGTCATCGCCGTTGACCTCAGCCACGACGACTGATCAGCACGAGCAGTCTTTCCTGATCGCACTCGAGGACCGCTGACCGTCCCGCATGGTGCACGTCGCGCCGCTTTCGCGCTCAGGGCCGCCGTCCGTCGCACACGGAATCCCTACCTGGGCGCGCTGTCATCTCGGTCAGGGAGGACAACGAGGCACCTCCTGTCGGCTGCGGCAGCTGATGCGCTGCCGCCTCAAGATCGCGATCTCATCGAAATGTGACCAGGCCATCTAGGTGGTGATGGCATCGCGAGCTGCAGGAAGCGCGGTGACCCCCTCGGCGGCGAGGAAGTGTCCAGCACCCGGGATCACGCGCACGGGTGCATCGAGCAGGGCCGCGAGGCGATCGGAGTGGGCGGGCGGCACAAAGGCGTCGTCCTCGGACCGGATGATGACGACGCGTCCGACGTGCTCGCTGATGCCGGTGACGTCACACCCGTCGGCGATGTAGGCGTCCAAGTTCGGGAGGGCGGGCAGTCGCTCGACGAATCCGGCCACCAGGACGAGGGTTCCAAGGCGCCACCGCTCCGGCAGACGGCTGAGGCAGCGCAGGACCGTGAGGCAGCCCAGGCTGTGAGCGACGACGGAGGTCTGCTCGTCCGGGGTTCCGAGCGCGGCGCGCACGTGGTGTTCCCACCGCACTGGGTCGGGGTTCATCGGATCGGGAAGGGCGGGGATCTGGGTCTCGACACCGGCAGCTTCCAGCTGCTCGGCCAGCCAACCGAACCAGTGGTCCGCCGGCGTCGCGCCGTACCCGTGGATGATGATCGCCTGCGGGCGTGTCGGGTCTGGGGTCATGCCGCTGGACGGTAGGGCTTCCCGTCAGCGTGAAGGTCAAGTCAGGCAGTGGGGGTGGGATGCGGATTGGTGAGCTCTCCGCTCTGTCAGGGGTCAGCGCACGAGCGCTGCGGCACTACGAAGACGTCGGCATCCTGGTTCCAGATCGCTCCTCTAGCGGATACCGCGACTACTCGCTGGCTGACGTCACGCGTGTGGCACAGATCAGGGCGTTGATCTGTGCCGGGATGGGGACCTCGACCATCAAGCGCTACTTCGACTGCGTTCGGACCGGCGACCGTGGAACCCAGCTTCAGATGTGCCCCGACCTGCGTGCCGAACTGGACCTCATCGCTGAAGCCCTCACCGCGAAGCAGGCCCAGCTCCAGCGAACGCAGGAGCAGCTTCGCCGCCTGACATCGACCAGCAGGGGCTTGGGTGAAGCGCGCTGACCACAGCTCACCGTCCGTGTGGCGCACGTCGCGACCCCGCGGCGCTCAAGACCGTCGTTCGTCTCACTTGGGATCCTCACCCGGACGAGCGCGAGGAGTTGCTGCGCGAGATCCGGGCCGCGACCGCGCGGTGCAGCCCCTGGGAGACGGCGATCCCGATCAGCACCACCACTGCGCCCACCGGCTGGTTCCACTGCACGTGCTCACCCAGCACGCTCACCCCCACTACCGCAGCAACCACCGGGGTCAGGTAAGTGACGCTGCTGGCGGTGCTGGCCCCTGCTGCCGCGACGATG is a genomic window containing:
- a CDS encoding EamA family transporter, with product IVAAAGASTASSVTYLTPVVAAVVGVSVLGEHVQWNQPVGAVVVLIGIAVSQGLHRAVAARISRSNSSRSSG
- a CDS encoding RBBP9/YdeN family alpha/beta hydrolase, which codes for MTPDPTRPQAIIIHGYGATPADHWFGWLAEQLEAAGVETQIPALPDPMNPDPVRWEHHVRAALGTPDEQTSVVAHSLGCLTVLRCLSRLPERWRLGTLVLVAGFVERLPALPNLDAYIADGCDVTGISEHVGRVVIIRSEDDAFVPPAHSDRLAALLDAPVRVIPGAGHFLAAEGVTALPAARDAITT
- a CDS encoding 2-thiouracil desulfurase family protein yields the protein MDLVSACLAGLPCRYDGRSLPDPSVVQAVREGRAVPACAEQLAGLDTPRAAAELVGGDGHDVLAGRARVLTADGEDVTTDYVRGAELVADLAVRHGLNTAVLQARSPSCGCGSVYDGTHSGVLVAGDGVVTAVLRQRGLQVRSVRGQRPPT
- a CDS encoding carbon-nitrogen hydrolase family protein → MTDRLRVAVAQPLVILGDLSATAAAHVQAIELAHARLVVFPELSLTGYVLDAAPVALDDPCWDLIASACSALGTTALVGAPVDEGGRRSIAVVAVDGSGVRVVYRKAHLHGAENGAFHPGPGATVIDVDGWRVGLAVCRDTGIGEHTAATAALGVDLYAAGVIDEPAALAIIRSRAVANAKACGAAVAVASAAGAVGPRHGFPETAGGSAIHAADGSLLQAAGPEVDAVVVVDVERHRR
- a CDS encoding MerR family transcriptional regulator — translated: MKVKSGSGGGMRIGELSALSGVSARALRHYEDVGILVPDRSSSGYRDYSLADVTRVAQIRALICAGMGTSTIKRYFDCVRTGDRGTQLQMCPDLRAELDLIAEALTAKQAQLQRTQEQLRRLTSTSRGLGEAR
- a CDS encoding GNAT family N-acetyltransferase codes for the protein MEPKIPAPYVVQPLAPGQHDAAMDTVWRAFGWGQRRAAADEVIAARAIEIDRTLVAVDTTAEDGHVVGTTSTYSLTMTLPGGAQAPVAGVWMVSVDPTHRRRGVQSALLHHQLRQFAADGESISALWTTEAPLYQRFGYGLATWRSRIEVDLAHAVFTPRATALAASSGAQLRLMSLEQALPHLVGIHEKQATTRPGTLARDERRWQQLLGDDDGPAAELVVAIGPAGATGYAAYRLREGAPAAVPTGEVAVQEISALDAATHAQLWRFLLDTDLRRTLTCSSRPLPDPLAHLLSDHRRMDARVDDALWVRLVDLPTALSMRAYSRDVDVVVEVEDDLLPANAGRWRVTVADDGQRAQITRSDRAPDLSMDVSDLGAAHFGATTLADLARAGRVIELKTGALAAASAAWGWPTTPDAQEIF